The Rhodoferax sediminis genome has a segment encoding these proteins:
- a CDS encoding DUF3297 family protein, giving the protein MNGTTQLPPLPDRLSIDPRSPHHVAAVFEHDVGIRLNDKERQDVEEYCISEGWIKVPAGKTLDRKGHPLLIKLKGKVEAFYR; this is encoded by the coding sequence ATGAACGGAACAACTCAACTGCCCCCTCTGCCCGACCGGCTGTCCATTGACCCACGCAGCCCGCATCACGTCGCTGCTGTGTTCGAACACGACGTTGGCATTCGATTGAATGACAAGGAGCGTCAGGATGTCGAGGAATACTGCATCAGCGAAGGCTGGATCAAGGTGCCCGCCGGCAAGACGCTGGACCGCAAGGGCCATCCGCTGTTGATCAAGCTCAAGGGCAAGGTCGAAGCGTTTTATCGCTGA
- a CDS encoding sensor histidine kinase, which produces MKIRRANGAVRLVQATAAPVTIAGQTSIVVILHDVTELQQAQHALKRSHADLQRLVAAQDSVQDNERKRIARELHDDLQQTLAGLKMYLVAIGEHLAQAPARAAPLLAEAIRLTSAAIDSTRRIVSDLRPQVLDDLGLVPALEVLTGQFSQRTGIACYLEVQGVEVQGEAGQPELESPAVASCLYRVAQEALTNVAKHAQASTVQVRLTSSAAPGRLVLSIRDNGSGSGISASDRRKPGSFGLLGMHERVRALGGVLHIDSQPGSGTTLEVSIPVAATALRVN; this is translated from the coding sequence ATGAAGATCCGGCGCGCCAACGGCGCGGTCCGTCTGGTGCAGGCAACGGCGGCGCCGGTCACGATCGCAGGCCAGACCTCGATCGTCGTCATCCTGCACGACGTCACCGAACTCCAGCAAGCACAGCACGCGCTCAAACGCTCGCACGCCGACCTGCAGCGCCTGGTGGCGGCGCAGGACAGTGTTCAGGACAACGAGCGCAAGCGCATCGCGCGTGAGCTGCACGACGATCTGCAGCAGACGCTGGCGGGGCTCAAGATGTACCTGGTGGCGATCGGCGAGCATCTGGCGCAGGCGCCGGCCCGCGCGGCACCGCTGCTGGCCGAGGCCATCCGCCTCACTTCGGCGGCCATCGACTCGACGCGTCGCATCGTCAGCGATCTGCGCCCGCAGGTCCTCGACGACCTCGGTCTCGTGCCGGCCCTGGAGGTGCTGACAGGCCAGTTCAGCCAGCGCACCGGCATCGCCTGCTATCTGGAGGTCCAGGGTGTAGAGGTCCAGGGCGAGGCCGGCCAGCCCGAGCTGGAATCGCCCGCCGTGGCGAGCTGCCTGTACCGCGTGGCGCAGGAGGCGCTCACCAATGTGGCCAAACACGCGCAGGCGAGCACCGTGCAGGTGCGGCTCACGAGCAGTGCGGCGCCCGGCCGGCTGGTGCTGAGTATCCGGGACAACGGCAGCGGCAGCGGCATCAGCGCGAGTGATCGCCGCAAGCCGGGCTCATTCGGCCTGCTGGGCATGCACGAGCGTGTGCGCGCGCTCGGCGGGGTGCTGCACATCGACAGCCAGCCCGGCAGCGGCACGACGCTGGAGGTGAGTATTCCCGTGGCGGCCACCGCCTTGAGGGTGAACTGA
- a CDS encoding PAS domain S-box protein — MANKFDDAAPLRNRAEEVLAAKGKSASTQDALMHELQVHQIELEMQNEELRRTQLALEESRDRYLDLYEFAPVGYLTLNDAGVITQSNLTAASLLGLDRRQLLQRRFDRLVVPEHRDLMHRTFARLLRHVEEATFNLLLKPHVEGPAHFRVNGKRVMTEDKTLTVRLTLTNIDELTQVSEALSLSEARLRGIFDSATDAIITADESQTIVMANAAAAHMFRCTPGALIGAPLERLIPERQRQMHRREVQAFGDTQAQARHMGEARDVMGLRTDGQEFPIDAAISHLSVGGRRLYTAILRDITERRSAEAALRESEERLRRLLMLLPVGVFVYSGRGSSTRISFANEAAQRLVGTGEANLLGRSPLDFIHPDSLDQVKQRLLAMQGGTTPPL; from the coding sequence ATGGCCAACAAGTTCGATGATGCTGCCCCATTGCGCAATCGAGCAGAGGAAGTGCTTGCTGCGAAAGGCAAATCCGCGTCGACCCAAGATGCCCTGATGCATGAACTCCAGGTGCATCAGATTGAGCTTGAAATGCAGAATGAGGAGTTGCGCCGCACGCAATTGGCGCTGGAAGAATCGCGCGACCGTTACCTCGACCTTTACGAGTTTGCACCAGTCGGCTATCTCACCCTGAATGATGCAGGCGTCATTACGCAATCGAACCTCACCGCCGCGTCGCTGCTCGGGCTCGATCGCCGCCAATTGCTGCAACGCCGGTTTGACCGGTTGGTGGTTCCTGAGCACCGCGATCTGATGCACCGTACCTTTGCGCGGTTGCTGCGGCATGTGGAGGAGGCTACGTTCAACCTGCTGCTGAAACCGCACGTTGAGGGCCCCGCTCATTTTCGCGTCAACGGCAAGCGAGTCATGACGGAAGACAAGACACTGACCGTGCGCCTGACCTTGACCAACATTGATGAGCTCACGCAAGTTTCCGAGGCCCTGAGCCTGAGCGAAGCCCGGCTGCGCGGGATATTCGACTCGGCCACCGACGCGATCATCACCGCAGACGAGTCCCAGACCATCGTGATGGCCAATGCCGCTGCCGCGCACATGTTCCGCTGCACGCCGGGCGCGTTGATCGGCGCGCCGCTCGAGCGCTTGATCCCCGAGCGCCAGCGGCAGATGCACCGGCGCGAGGTGCAGGCCTTTGGCGACACGCAGGCCCAAGCGCGCCACATGGGGGAGGCGCGGGATGTGATGGGCTTGCGCACTGACGGCCAGGAGTTTCCGATCGATGCTGCGATTTCGCACTTGAGTGTCGGTGGACGGCGGCTGTACACCGCGATCCTGCGCGACATCACCGAGCGCCGCAGCGCCGAGGCCGCGCTGCGCGAGAGCGAAGAACGCCTGCGGCGTCTGCTGATGCTGCTGCCCGTCGGGGTGTTCGTCTACAGCGGCCGCGGCAGCAGCACCCGGATCAGCTTTGCCAACGAAGCCGCGCAGCGCCTGGTCGGCACCGGCGAGGCGAACCTGCTCGGGCGATCGCCGCTGGACTTCATTCATCCCGACTCGCTCGACCAAGTCAAGCAGCGCCTGCTGGCAATGCAGGGCGGCACCACCCCCCCCCTTTGA
- a CDS encoding chemotaxis protein CheB, with protein sequence MGTKRATPKTHGESRTKVAAASKLDDSQKGGIAFPIVGMGASAGGLEAFEQFFRQVPPDCGLAFVLVQHLDPSHASILNEILQRSTTMPVVEAQDQMKVAPNSVYVIPPNRDLAILHGVLQLSLPEQPRGHRMPIDAFLRSLAEDQGEKAIGIVLSGTGTDGTLGLRAILGAGGMTLVQEPATAKYDGMPSSAIRAGYATQILPVDKMAAALQAGKRTLSICDETPSKPAATGTLNRILMLLRSRSGHDFSGYKKSTIGRRIVRRMAQQNIEDMEIYARYLKEHPAEVKALFKELLINVTSFFRDAEAFAVLKAEILPKLFADKHEGDAFRVWVTGCATGEEAYSIAILLREFMDGTQQEYKVQLYATDLDDDAIAIARAGVYPANIAQDVTPEHLRRFFVKEEDGYRVKKEIREMVVFAVQNVIKDPPFTKLDLLSCRNLMIYLEPELQDRLILAFHYALRPGGVLFLSPSESIGNHSEQFTVLNRKWKLYQAIHDATSVPAMRARGLSWVASSDGKAPEKVTQKSKETNFAEFAKRLLLQSAPASVVTDMKGNILYVHGDTGKYLRPAPGQATLNVIDMAREGLQLELRLAIQAGSRGTPTLSRELPVKSNGDFYLATFNVRPMQDVGNGYLLVSFQDISKAPPAKSKRRQPAPKPGELRRIEELERELAHTRENLQSTVEEQQASNEELKSTNEEMQSTNEELQSTNEELETSKEELQSVNEELVTVNAELQAKIEQLNDMQNDMKNLLDNINVGTVFLNEHLVIRRFTREAARIYRLVAFDVGRPLVDIKSDLEGDDLLDRAQAVLETLVPYEREARTADGTWYLVRIQPYRTLDNVIEGVVLTFTDISKRVAAEAEVREAKKFAEAIVDTVREPLVVLDASLKVISASRPFYRFFRVSPEETVGRVLYALGNNQWDTPSMRELLENILRSSASFDDVEVDAVFQGIGPKKMRLNARRIMGAGDSAMETQPLILVAMEEVIYPQVSTSGNGEQQDGQQVR encoded by the coding sequence ATGGGAACGAAGCGAGCGACGCCGAAGACTCATGGGGAAAGTCGAACAAAGGTCGCGGCCGCATCCAAATTGGACGACTCCCAAAAAGGGGGCATCGCCTTCCCCATCGTCGGTATGGGCGCCTCAGCCGGCGGCCTGGAAGCCTTCGAACAGTTTTTTCGCCAGGTTCCGCCCGACTGCGGTCTGGCTTTCGTTCTGGTGCAACATCTCGATCCAAGCCACGCCAGCATCCTCAATGAGATTTTGCAGCGCTCGACGACGATGCCAGTGGTCGAAGCACAGGATCAGATGAAGGTGGCGCCAAATTCTGTCTACGTCATTCCGCCCAACCGCGACCTGGCCATACTCCATGGCGTCCTGCAACTGAGCCTGCCGGAACAACCGCGTGGCCATCGCATGCCGATCGACGCCTTTCTGCGCTCGCTGGCGGAAGACCAGGGCGAAAAGGCGATTGGCATTGTTCTGTCGGGTACCGGCACCGACGGTACGCTGGGCCTGCGCGCCATTCTCGGCGCGGGTGGCATGACGCTGGTACAGGAGCCGGCGACGGCCAAATACGACGGCATGCCCAGCAGCGCCATTCGGGCCGGATATGCCACGCAGATACTGCCCGTCGACAAGATGGCAGCAGCTCTGCAGGCCGGCAAACGTACCCTGTCCATTTGCGATGAAACGCCATCAAAGCCTGCGGCGACGGGCACCCTTAACCGCATTTTGATGCTGCTGCGTTCCCGCAGCGGCCATGATTTTTCCGGCTACAAAAAAAGCACCATTGGTCGGCGCATCGTGCGCCGCATGGCACAGCAAAATATTGAGGACATGGAAATTTATGCGCGTTACCTCAAGGAGCATCCGGCCGAGGTCAAAGCGCTGTTCAAGGAGCTGTTGATCAATGTCACCAGCTTCTTTCGCGACGCGGAGGCTTTCGCGGTGCTGAAAGCTGAAATCCTGCCCAAGCTGTTTGCCGACAAGCACGAGGGTGATGCGTTTCGGGTCTGGGTGACCGGCTGCGCCACCGGCGAGGAGGCCTATTCCATCGCCATCCTGCTGCGCGAGTTCATGGATGGGACGCAACAAGAGTACAAGGTCCAGCTCTATGCCACCGACCTCGACGACGACGCCATTGCCATTGCCCGTGCCGGCGTGTATCCGGCGAATATTGCCCAGGATGTCACGCCGGAGCACCTGCGCCGCTTCTTCGTCAAGGAGGAGGACGGCTACCGCGTGAAGAAGGAGATTCGCGAGATGGTCGTGTTCGCAGTGCAGAACGTCATCAAGGATCCGCCCTTCACCAAACTCGACCTGCTCAGTTGCCGCAATCTGATGATCTACCTCGAGCCCGAGCTGCAGGATCGCCTCATCCTGGCCTTTCACTATGCGCTGAGGCCGGGCGGCGTCCTGTTCCTTTCGCCGTCGGAGAGCATCGGCAATCACTCCGAACAGTTTACCGTTCTCAATCGCAAGTGGAAGCTTTATCAGGCGATCCACGACGCCACCTCTGTTCCTGCGATGAGGGCGCGCGGCTTGTCCTGGGTAGCCAGCAGCGACGGCAAGGCGCCGGAGAAAGTCACGCAGAAAAGCAAGGAAACCAATTTCGCCGAGTTCGCCAAGCGCTTGTTGCTTCAGTCCGCCCCCGCTTCCGTGGTGACGGACATGAAGGGCAACATCCTTTATGTCCATGGCGACACTGGTAAATACCTGCGCCCCGCGCCCGGTCAGGCCACTCTTAATGTGATCGATATGGCGCGTGAAGGCCTGCAATTGGAACTGCGCCTCGCGATTCAGGCGGGCAGCCGGGGCACGCCGACGCTGAGCCGGGAGCTACCGGTCAAGAGCAATGGCGACTTCTATCTGGCAACCTTCAACGTGCGACCGATGCAGGATGTCGGCAATGGCTATTTGCTGGTAAGTTTCCAGGATATTTCCAAAGCGCCTCCCGCCAAGTCAAAACGCCGTCAGCCCGCCCCCAAGCCGGGGGAACTGCGCCGCATTGAGGAACTGGAACGCGAGCTGGCCCATACCCGCGAAAACCTGCAGTCCACCGTCGAAGAACAGCAGGCCTCGAACGAGGAGCTCAAGTCGACCAATGAGGAGATGCAGTCGACCAACGAAGAACTCCAGTCGACCAATGAGGAACTGGAAACGTCGAAGGAAGAACTGCAATCGGTGAATGAGGAACTGGTCACGGTCAATGCCGAATTGCAGGCCAAGATCGAGCAGCTGAACGACATGCAGAACGACATGAAAAACCTGCTCGACAACATCAATGTCGGTACCGTCTTTCTCAATGAACATCTGGTGATCAGGCGCTTCACGCGCGAAGCGGCGCGAATTTATCGCCTGGTGGCATTTGACGTGGGACGGCCGCTGGTCGATATCAAGTCCGATCTGGAGGGGGATGACCTGCTGGACAGGGCCCAGGCAGTGTTGGAAACTTTGGTTCCGTATGAGCGCGAGGCGCGCACTGCCGATGGCACCTGGTATCTGGTGCGGATTCAGCCTTATCGAACCCTGGACAACGTCATCGAGGGCGTGGTACTCACTTTTACCGATATCAGCAAGCGGGTCGCGGCCGAGGCGGAGGTGCGGGAAGCAAAAAAATTCGCCGAGGCGATTGTCGATACCGTGCGCGAACCGCTCGTGGTGCTGGACGCATCGTTGAAGGTCATCTCTGCAAGCCGTCCGTTTTACCGTTTCTTCCGGGTCTCGCCCGAAGAGACGGTGGGCCGTGTTCTCTATGCCCTTGGCAACAACCAATGGGATACGCCCTCGATGCGCGAATTGCTGGAAAACATTCTGCGCAGCAGTGCCAGTTTCGACGATGTCGAGGTGGATGCTGTCTTTCAAGGTATCGGACCCAAAAAAATGCGCCTGAATGCGCGGCGTATCATGGGCGCTGGCGACTCGGCGATGGAGACACAACCGCTGATCCTGGTCGCCATGGAAGAGGTGATTTACCCTCAAGTTTCCACTTCGGGAAACGGTGAGCAACAAGATGGCCAACAAGTTCGATGA
- a CDS encoding MBL fold metallo-hydrolase has translation MKSLGKKPDGRRLDRVKSSLLWAGDGFRNMHPVLPGLRNLEVPRPTLSEFLYGGTRRVPRGPLPVGRSAGRLAAPARLAGPRRSQPVPIALRELPPIDLVLVSHDHYDHLDYPTIRELARREVPFVTSLGVGAHLEAWGVPAQRITELD, from the coding sequence ATGAAATCACTCGGGAAGAAGCCTGACGGGCGGCGGCTCGATCGCGTGAAATCGTCCCTGCTGTGGGCCGGCGACGGGTTCCGCAACATGCACCCGGTGCTGCCGGGTTTGCGCAATCTGGAGGTGCCGCGCCCGACCTTGAGCGAGTTCCTGTACGGCGGGACCCGGCGCGTGCCGCGCGGGCCGTTGCCCGTCGGTCGATCCGCGGGACGGCTGGCGGCGCCCGCCCGGCTGGCCGGCCCGAGGCGCTCCCAGCCGGTGCCGATCGCGCTGCGCGAGTTGCCACCCATAGACCTGGTGCTGGTGTCGCACGATCACTACGACCACCTGGACTACCCGACCATCCGCGAGCTGGCGCGGCGCGAGGTGCCGTTCGTCACCTCACTGGGCGTCGGCGCCCATCTGGAGGCCTGGGGCGTGCCGGCGCAGCGCATCACCGAACTCGACTAG
- a CDS encoding MBL fold metallo-hydrolase has product MTVTAAPSQHFSGRGLKDRNATLWSSLVIRSPRHSVFFSGDTGLTSEYATIRERLGPLRSGDAGGGRFPAGALGHVQPGAARVG; this is encoded by the coding sequence CTGACCGTCACGGCCGCGCCGTCGCAGCATTTCTCGGGTCGCGGGCTGAAGGACCGCAACGCAACGCTGTGGTCGTCGCTGGTGATCCGCTCGCCGCGCCATTCGGTGTTTTTCAGTGGCGACACGGGGCTGACTTCCGAGTACGCCACCATTCGCGAACGGCTCGGCCCCCTTCGATCTGGTGATGCTGGAGGTGGGCGCTTTCCTGCCGGTGCATTGGGGCACGTTCAGCCTGGCGCGGCACGCGTGGGATGA
- a CDS encoding ABC transporter substrate-binding protein: MTMKKLMAGVVACAALALGQPALAQQKTVRIGAIYPLSGALASTGAEIKAAIELAVDIVNNPHPELGGIPLAAGAGLPRLGGAKIEVVFGDSQGKPETGLADAQRLIDQDKVVALTGAYQSAVTKTASRVAEQAGIPFLNGESSSPDLTDRGYKWFFRTTPNDDTFVDNMMQFLNGVKKVPTKKIAVVYENTDFGVNTYKAVEKFAKKYNREIVANIAYAAGSASVTAEVQKLAAAKPDVAIFASYTSDAMLFVRTMRETKYAPPVLLANDAGFIDSRFVQEVGPQVQGVLTRDVWGNDLASAKPIIKTLNDMYKARTGKDMNGNNARSMQGVLVLADAINRAGSTDPEAIRKALASTNLAEAQVIMPWAGVKFDDKGQNDKGSGLILELKGAQYHTVWPEKYKLDSTMPTLPFGWK; encoded by the coding sequence ATGACAATGAAGAAGCTGATGGCGGGCGTCGTCGCCTGCGCCGCACTGGCGTTGGGGCAGCCCGCGCTGGCGCAGCAAAAGACCGTGCGCATCGGGGCCATTTATCCGCTGAGTGGCGCCCTGGCGTCCACCGGCGCGGAGATCAAGGCCGCCATCGAGCTGGCGGTGGACATTGTCAACAACCCGCACCCCGAACTCGGCGGCATCCCGCTGGCGGCCGGTGCTGGCCTGCCCCGTCTCGGCGGCGCCAAGATCGAAGTGGTGTTCGGCGACTCCCAGGGCAAGCCCGAGACCGGCCTGGCCGACGCGCAGCGCCTGATCGACCAGGACAAGGTGGTGGCGCTGACCGGCGCGTATCAATCGGCGGTGACCAAGACCGCCAGCCGTGTTGCCGAACAGGCCGGCATTCCCTTCCTGAACGGCGAGTCCAGCAGCCCGGACCTGACCGATCGCGGCTACAAGTGGTTCTTTCGCACGACGCCCAACGACGATACGTTCGTGGACAACATGATGCAGTTCCTGAACGGCGTGAAGAAGGTGCCGACGAAGAAAATTGCCGTGGTGTACGAGAACACCGACTTCGGCGTGAACACCTACAAGGCGGTCGAGAAATTCGCCAAGAAGTACAACCGCGAGATCGTCGCCAACATCGCCTACGCGGCGGGGTCGGCATCGGTCACGGCCGAGGTGCAGAAACTGGCGGCCGCCAAGCCCGACGTGGCCATCTTTGCCAGCTACACGTCCGACGCCATGCTGTTCGTGCGCACCATGCGCGAGACCAAATACGCGCCGCCCGTGCTGCTGGCCAACGATGCCGGCTTCATCGATTCGCGTTTCGTGCAGGAAGTGGGCCCGCAGGTGCAGGGCGTGCTGACCCGCGACGTCTGGGGCAATGATCTGGCCAGCGCCAAGCCGATCATCAAGACCCTCAATGACATGTACAAGGCCAGGACCGGCAAGGACATGAACGGCAACAATGCGCGCTCGATGCAGGGCGTGCTGGTGCTGGCCGATGCCATCAACCGCGCCGGCTCGACCGACCCGGAGGCCATCCGCAAGGCGCTTGCCAGCACCAACCTGGCCGAGGCGCAGGTGATCATGCCGTGGGCCGGCGTCAAGTTCGACGACAAGGGCCAGAACGACAAGGGCTCGGGCCTGATCCTCGAACTCAAGGGCGCCCAGTACCACACGGTCTGGCCCGAGAAGTACAAACTCGACAGCACGATGCCAACCCTGCCTTTCGGCTGGAAATGA
- a CDS encoding branched-chain amino acid ABC transporter permease, with product MFEALAAGLFNGLIYAAVAVGLALIWGITDVLNFAHGEFLMLGMYAAYWMFTLGHLDPLFSAPLVACVLGFVGFMTYALIIRRLQKGPAMAAILATFGLGLVLRQLAFIFFSPDYRSLPDTLVSGSISLAGISTGRPQVVTGIVALVVIVALFFLVYRTRWGHALQAVAEDRQVAALVGIAPDRVNAQVWVLGSAVVGLAGALLTTFFYVFPSVGTVFGLMAFVAVCMGGFGSLPGAFIAGILIGIIEAMTGYFVEPALKTVSVFIVFVLVLWYRPRGLFGRW from the coding sequence GTGTTTGAAGCGCTTGCCGCCGGCCTTTTCAATGGCCTGATCTATGCAGCGGTGGCGGTCGGGCTGGCGCTGATCTGGGGCATCACCGATGTCCTCAATTTTGCGCACGGCGAGTTCCTGATGCTGGGCATGTACGCCGCCTACTGGATGTTCACGCTGGGCCACCTCGACCCCCTGTTTTCCGCGCCATTGGTGGCCTGTGTGCTCGGATTCGTCGGCTTCATGACCTATGCCCTGATCATCCGCCGCCTGCAGAAGGGGCCCGCCATGGCCGCCATTCTGGCGACCTTCGGGCTGGGCCTGGTGCTGCGGCAGCTGGCCTTCATATTCTTCAGTCCCGACTACCGCAGCCTGCCCGACACGCTGGTCTCCGGCAGCATCAGCCTGGCCGGTATCTCTACTGGGCGGCCGCAGGTCGTTACCGGCATCGTGGCGCTTGTGGTCATCGTCGCGCTGTTTTTTCTGGTGTACCGCACGCGCTGGGGCCATGCGCTGCAAGCGGTGGCCGAAGACCGCCAGGTCGCCGCGCTGGTGGGCATTGCGCCCGACCGCGTCAACGCGCAGGTCTGGGTGCTGGGCAGCGCCGTCGTCGGCCTGGCCGGCGCGCTGCTCACCACCTTTTTCTACGTGTTCCCGTCGGTCGGCACGGTGTTTGGCTTGATGGCGTTTGTCGCGGTCTGCATGGGCGGCTTTGGTTCCCTGCCCGGTGCGTTCATCGCCGGGATTTTGATCGGCATCATCGAGGCGATGACCGGCTATTTCGTGGAACCGGCTCTGAAGACCGTCAGCGTCTTCATCGTGTTCGTGCTGGTTCTGTGGTACCGGCCGCGTGGCCTGTTCGGGCGGTGGTGA
- a CDS encoding branched-chain amino acid ABC transporter permease translates to MSRPSLSRLPLLAAVVLAALLALVPMVVKDSFTIQVLLLAIMFGALGASWNLVGGFLGRISFGHSVFVGIGGYTTLLLLHHLKITPLIGIPVGGLIAGAMAYLVGGPTLRLSGHYFAMATIALLQIGLILVTNWQWAGGAVGMEAPIASAPWMLLFRTKVPYYWIAVALALLTFVATHFLVHSKSGFYWRAINGDEAAARSLGVPAERYKMRAFVLSAVMTGIWGGFFAMYVGFIDPDSMFNLTFSVQIVLVAILGGVGTLSGPWLGAALLIPLSEGTRVLWGSSGKGLDLLVFGLAILLVTMFLPGGLVTLRRRRGAAGR, encoded by the coding sequence ATGAGCCGCCCCTCCCTTTCGCGGCTGCCGCTGCTGGCGGCCGTGGTCCTCGCAGCGCTGCTGGCGCTGGTGCCCATGGTGGTGAAGGATTCCTTCACCATTCAGGTGCTGCTGCTGGCCATCATGTTCGGCGCGCTGGGTGCCTCGTGGAATCTGGTCGGTGGTTTTCTGGGCCGCATTTCGTTCGGGCACAGCGTATTCGTCGGGATCGGCGGCTACACCACGCTGCTGTTGCTGCACCATTTGAAGATCACGCCGTTGATCGGCATTCCGGTGGGCGGCCTGATCGCGGGCGCCATGGCCTACCTGGTCGGCGGTCCCACCTTGCGGCTGTCGGGCCATTATTTTGCGATGGCGACGATCGCCTTGCTGCAGATCGGCCTGATTCTGGTCACCAACTGGCAGTGGGCCGGCGGCGCCGTGGGCATGGAGGCGCCGATCGCCAGCGCGCCCTGGATGCTGCTGTTTCGCACCAAGGTGCCGTACTACTGGATCGCCGTCGCGCTGGCGCTGCTGACCTTTGTGGCAACCCATTTCCTGGTGCACTCGAAAAGCGGCTTTTACTGGCGCGCCATCAACGGCGATGAGGCGGCCGCGCGCAGCCTGGGGGTGCCGGCCGAGCGCTACAAGATGCGGGCGTTCGTGCTGTCCGCCGTCATGACCGGCATCTGGGGCGGCTTTTTCGCCATGTATGTCGGCTTCATCGATCCCGATTCGATGTTCAACCTGACGTTCTCGGTGCAGATCGTGCTGGTGGCGATCCTGGGTGGTGTCGGGACGCTGTCCGGGCCGTGGCTGGGCGCCGCGCTGCTCATTCCGCTGTCGGAAGGTACGCGCGTGTTGTGGGGCAGTTCGGGCAAGGGCCTGGACCTGCTGGTTTTCGGCCTCGCCATCTTGCTGGTGACGATGTTCCTGCCGGGTGGTCTGGTTACGCTTCGGAGGCGTCGTGGCGCTGCTGGACGTTAA
- a CDS encoding ABC transporter ATP-binding protein: MALLDVKGLSKRFGGLVANKDISLAVEPGEILAIIGPNGAGKSTLFNGLVGHHAPTSGSVTFNGQSMLGLAPEQVAAMGLVRTYQIPRSFGQMTVLENTMVGALLRHPKLADAREASERVLELVGLRERTDVRAAELNVAGQKRVELARALATEPKMLLLDEVAGGLNPSEAIALTEILRGIHAAGVTLIIVEHVLEVVMRLAHRVLVLNFGQMIAEGAPQDIVRNPAVIEAYLGRKHRA; this comes from the coding sequence GTGGCGCTGCTGGACGTTAAAGGCCTGAGCAAGCGCTTTGGCGGGCTGGTGGCCAACAAGGACATCAGCCTGGCGGTGGAGCCCGGCGAGATCCTGGCCATCATCGGACCCAACGGTGCCGGTAAAAGCACGCTGTTCAACGGCCTGGTGGGCCATCATGCGCCGACCTCCGGCAGCGTGACGTTCAACGGCCAATCCATGCTCGGACTGGCGCCGGAGCAGGTCGCCGCGATGGGGCTGGTGCGCACCTACCAGATTCCGCGCAGCTTCGGCCAGATGACCGTGCTGGAAAACACCATGGTGGGCGCGTTGCTGCGCCATCCCAAACTGGCCGATGCGCGCGAAGCGTCCGAGCGCGTGCTGGAACTGGTGGGCCTGCGCGAGCGCACGGACGTGCGTGCGGCGGAGCTGAACGTGGCGGGCCAAAAGCGCGTGGAGCTGGCGCGCGCACTGGCCACGGAACCGAAAATGCTGCTGCTCGACGAGGTGGCCGGCGGGTTGAATCCGAGCGAGGCGATTGCCTTGACCGAGATATTGCGCGGCATTCACGCCGCCGGGGTCACCCTGATCATTGTCGAGCATGTGCTGGAGGTGGTGATGCGTCTGGCGCACCGCGTGCTGGTGCTCAATTTCGGGCAGATGATCGCCGAGGGCGCGCCGCAGGACATCGTGCGCAATCCGGCCGTGATCGAAGCGTATTTAGGAAGGAAGCACCGTGCCTGA
- a CDS encoding ABC transporter ATP-binding protein → MLTVEDLHVAYGGVQAVRGISLEVRTGEVAALLGANGAGKSSTLLAIVGSVKPAGGRVTFEGQDITGQPPEVLIRKGIAMIPEGARVFARQPVEQNLRLGAYILRDEAVYRQRLQRVYKLFPRLLERREQLAGTMSGGERQMLAIGRALMSGPRLLLIDEPSLGLSPILIEQVFDALVALNRQDGLAVLLVEQNMAQALEVAARAYVMQSGRIAIEGTAADLAASDEVRRAYLGM, encoded by the coding sequence ATGCTGACGGTCGAGGACCTGCACGTGGCCTATGGCGGCGTGCAGGCCGTGCGCGGCATTTCACTGGAAGTGCGCACCGGCGAGGTTGCGGCCTTGCTGGGCGCCAACGGCGCGGGCAAGTCCAGCACCTTGCTGGCCATCGTCGGGTCGGTCAAACCGGCAGGCGGGCGCGTGACGTTCGAAGGGCAGGACATCACCGGCCAGCCGCCCGAGGTGTTGATCAGGAAAGGCATCGCCATGATCCCCGAGGGCGCGCGCGTGTTTGCGCGCCAGCCCGTGGAGCAGAACCTGCGCCTGGGCGCCTACATCCTGCGCGACGAAGCCGTGTATCGGCAGCGCCTGCAGCGGGTCTACAAACTTTTCCCGCGCCTGCTGGAGCGGCGCGAGCAGTTGGCCGGCACCATGTCGGGCGGCGAACGCCAGATGCTGGCCATCGGCCGCGCGCTCATGAGCGGACCGCGCCTGCTGCTGATCGACGAACCCAGCCTGGGCCTGTCGCCCATCCTGATCGAGCAGGTGTTCGATGCGCTGGTGGCGCTGAACCGGCAGGACGGCCTGGCCGTGCTGCTGGTCGAGCAGAACATGGCGCAGGCGCTCGAAGTGGCGGCGCGCGCGTATGTAATGCAAAGCGGGCGCATCGCCATCGAAGGCACGGCCGCCGACCTGGCCGCGTCCGACGAAGTTCGCAGGGCGTATCTCGGGATGTAG